A stretch of Anaerobiospirillum thomasii DNA encodes these proteins:
- a CDS encoding phage tail protein I: protein MKKINTPSLMRSILPSSITKDKKVVDSAEALDSQLKEISAHTDDGMLLYKIDYLPSDVLDHLAMQWDAEVWRDSWPLHIKRSSLKALISEKTRMGTVSAVKNAIKGLGSAGYITEWFAREPPTAPHTFNISIDQNEIEGIADEELIYDIKRSINATKPVRSQYTISVIQKFQDDIFVGGSSRPLVYGRISQTITENADVASNIYAAAASRPLTFARISQYVGVPYGCATDKTVTISASARALTYTRLTPKAKESAKLGVSLTLSDGIRPLSFNRI, encoded by the coding sequence ATGAAAAAAATAAATACACCTTCACTGATGCGCTCCATTCTGCCTTCATCTATTACAAAGGATAAGAAGGTAGTAGACAGCGCAGAGGCTTTGGACAGCCAGCTAAAAGAGATAAGCGCTCACACAGATGATGGCATGCTCTTATATAAGATTGACTATCTGCCCTCAGATGTTTTGGACCATTTGGCAATGCAGTGGGACGCTGAGGTCTGGCGTGACTCATGGCCACTACACATAAAAAGATCATCTCTTAAGGCGCTAATTAGTGAAAAGACACGCATGGGCACAGTAAGTGCCGTTAAAAATGCTATCAAGGGTTTAGGCAGCGCAGGCTACATTACAGAATGGTTTGCAAGAGAGCCACCAACAGCGCCCCATACTTTTAATATCAGCATTGATCAGAATGAAATTGAGGGCATTGCAGATGAAGAGCTTATATATGATATAAAAAGAAGCATCAATGCCACCAAGCCGGTAAGATCGCAATATACAATTTCTGTTATTCAAAAATTTCAGGATGATATCTTTGTAGGTGGCTCATCAAGGCCTTTGGTTTATGGACGCATATCACAGACCATTACAGAAAATGCAGATGTGGCATCTAATATATACGCAGCTGCTGCATCAAGACCTTTAACTTTTGCCCGTATCTCACAATATGTGGGTGTGCCTTATGGCTGTGCTACAGATAAAACAGTGACCATAAGTGCAAGCGCAAGAGCCCTAACATATACAAGACTTACACCAAAGGCCAAAGAGAGCGCAAAACTTGGTGTGTCCTTAACCTTAAGTGACGGTATAAGACCTCTTTCCTTCAACCGAATTTAA
- a CDS encoding baseplate assembly protein: MSARFNLPDINFLEVDSQRVTDEIIAEYERITDRVLAPSDPVRLFLLSLAAIIIKQRNAFDLGAKQNLLSYASGERLDHLGAFVNTTRIEATGAQTTLKFTLNQAQDGVYTIPKGTRVTNGVFTFATDSIYEIMPPETTAEISATALELGEIGNNIPVGKINQLVDPLPSITKVENITATSGAGDREDDERYAMRIKLAPASFSVAGPAKAYEYHTLSYSTAIIDAKIYGLEDHPGNVYIHPLLTNGELPQTEFLEALTAYLNADTIRPLTDKLMVSAPTAVNYQITATWYLSKDDINRINQVKEQVTKAVEDYRLWQQSKIGADINPDVLIEYVRKAGAKRIVITEPEYKVVLQSEVAQCLASAVNLTYGGIEDQ; this comes from the coding sequence ATGAGCGCTAGATTTAATTTACCTGATATAAACTTTTTAGAAGTGGACTCACAAAGGGTCACAGATGAGATAATTGCAGAGTATGAGCGAATCACAGACAGAGTGCTTGCACCTTCTGACCCTGTAAGGCTTTTTCTTTTGTCCTTAGCTGCCATTATCATTAAGCAGCGTAACGCCTTTGACCTTGGCGCCAAGCAGAATTTACTGTCATACGCATCAGGTGAGCGCCTTGACCACCTGGGCGCTTTTGTTAATACGACAAGAATAGAAGCCACAGGTGCGCAGACTACACTTAAATTCACGCTCAACCAAGCGCAGGACGGTGTTTATACAATTCCAAAGGGGACAAGAGTTACCAATGGTGTATTTACATTTGCCACTGACAGCATATATGAAATAATGCCACCTGAGACCACGGCCGAGATTTCAGCCACTGCCCTTGAGCTTGGCGAGATTGGCAATAACATACCTGTGGGCAAGATAAATCAGCTTGTAGATCCTCTGCCTTCAATTACCAAAGTTGAGAACATCACAGCCACATCTGGCGCAGGTGATAGGGAAGATGATGAGCGCTATGCAATGCGCATCAAGCTAGCCCCGGCATCGTTTTCAGTGGCAGGGCCAGCCAAGGCATATGAGTACCACACATTAAGCTATAGCACGGCTATCATAGATGCAAAAATATACGGACTTGAAGATCACCCCGGCAATGTCTACATTCATCCACTTTTGACCAATGGAGAGCTGCCGCAGACAGAATTTTTAGAAGCGCTTACAGCGTATTTAAATGCAGACACAATAAGACCTCTTACAGATAAGCTTATGGTCAGTGCTCCTACAGCTGTTAATTATCAAATTACAGCCACCTGGTACCTATCCAAAGACGATATAAACCGTATCAATCAAGTAAAAGAGCAGGTCACCAAAGCAGTAGAAGATTACAGACTATGGCAACAAAGTAAGATAGGTGCTGATATTAATCCTGATGTCTTGATTGAATATGTCAGAAAAGCAGGAGCAAAGCGCATTGTGATTACAGAGCCTGAATATAAAGTTGTGCTGCAGTCAGAAGTGGCTCAATGCCTTGCATCTGCTGTCAATCTCACATACGGAGGCATAGAAGATCAATGA
- a CDS encoding GPW/gp25 family protein gives MKLLVSTLTDIDLNPSSEVAEIVQNVQTIISTIKGTVPLDRDFGIDGSFIDDASPMAQMQCRVSIIDAVKTYEPRARVKSIDFKQGADDVMDGRLLPIVTIEIEAENER, from the coding sequence ATGAAGCTGCTTGTATCAACTCTGACAGACATTGATTTAAATCCCTCATCGGAAGTAGCCGAGATTGTACAGAACGTGCAGACCATTATAAGCACGATAAAGGGCACAGTGCCACTTGATAGAGATTTTGGAATTGATGGCTCCTTTATTGATGATGCCTCACCGATGGCGCAGATGCAGTGCAGAGTTTCAATCATTGACGCTGTTAAGACATATGAGCCAAGGGCTAGAGTTAAAAGCATAGATTTCAAACAAGGGGCAGATGATGTCATGGACGGCAGACTGCTGCCAATTGTAACTATAGAGATAGAGGCAGAGAATGAGCGCTAG
- a CDS encoding phage tail protein has product MSLGVLGYFGNGLKAVLFTCSSLQVLTFKDVQVNRSARYAQHDVIGAMPINEYVGKSLSTVSFTITLSQDHNAVPMLYFDVLKNILESGQAQKLILGPDYMGEFVLESYDENRKHFTGIGICTFAEVTLHLREVGGFNLLNEIVNKVKEVIS; this is encoded by the coding sequence ATGAGCTTAGGCGTATTAGGCTACTTTGGCAACGGCCTTAAGGCTGTCTTATTTACATGCTCAAGTCTACAGGTGCTAACCTTTAAAGATGTGCAGGTCAATCGCTCTGCCAGGTATGCACAGCATGATGTAATTGGAGCTATGCCTATAAATGAATATGTAGGCAAATCCTTATCTACTGTGTCCTTTACTATTACACTATCGCAGGATCACAATGCAGTGCCTATGCTTTACTTTGACGTTTTAAAGAACATCTTAGAGAGTGGGCAGGCGCAGAAACTTATCCTTGGCCCTGATTATATGGGCGAGTTTGTTCTAGAAAGTTATGACGAAAACAGAAAGCATTTTACAGGTATTGGCATCTGCACCTTTGCAGAAGTAACTTTGCACTTGCGCGAGGTTGGTGGATTTAATCTTTTAAATGAAATCGTTAACAAGGTCAAAGAGGTGATTTCATGA
- a CDS encoding DUF6402 family protein, producing MPAITRQGDTCTGHDDCPPSSLVGGESNVLIDGKPVGVVGSTYAPHGCDVHDPHSDVIASGSSTVFVNGKPVGRVGDAVSIGGSVASGSPTVTVDSLGPDDIVNFVKSTNNYIDNVNNLSEVDEVIFYTPQIARHEALKDTLLEKDQKGWLELSKMLAKWLANNKYTFNVSDIKNKKAPIFILSMDWEWFMLYEEFKIAYKKLLENLFATDKKLLAFKETLKKIGVWDSGGYYNMVSKDYYKREDYYYDFIEVEKDTSIDGMGACLANHTIRVLSEGSVEVDKQTGLRRITINKTFTYVDDRFQFEGYDTLLSWSKAELDFSPLPLNTSYKVLFNSDFREFRDRYNIGQDFWVLSKIHYCKEIEPIVIELS from the coding sequence ATGCCAGCAATTACAAGACAAGGAGACACTTGCACAGGGCATGATGACTGCCCTCCTTCATCGCTTGTAGGGGGTGAAAGCAATGTACTGATAGATGGCAAGCCTGTAGGCGTTGTGGGCAGTACCTATGCACCTCATGGCTGTGACGTGCACGATCCTCATTCTGATGTAATCGCATCAGGTAGCTCTACAGTATTTGTAAATGGCAAGCCTGTAGGCCGTGTAGGTGATGCTGTCTCAATTGGTGGCTCTGTAGCATCAGGAAGTCCTACAGTGACGGTAGATTCTTTAGGCCCTGATGATATAGTCAATTTTGTAAAGAGTACCAATAACTACATAGACAATGTAAACAATTTGTCTGAGGTAGATGAGGTTATATTTTACACCCCACAAATAGCAAGACATGAGGCCTTAAAGGATACATTATTAGAAAAAGATCAAAAAGGCTGGCTTGAGCTTTCTAAGATGCTTGCTAAATGGTTGGCCAATAATAAATATACATTTAATGTTTCAGATATTAAAAATAAAAAAGCTCCAATTTTCATTCTGTCTATGGATTGGGAATGGTTTATGTTATATGAGGAATTTAAAATCGCTTATAAAAAGTTATTAGAGAATTTATTTGCTACAGATAAAAAACTATTAGCTTTTAAAGAAACCCTAAAAAAGATAGGAGTATGGGATTCTGGCGGTTACTATAACATGGTCTCAAAAGACTACTATAAAAGGGAGGACTACTATTACGATTTTATTGAAGTTGAGAAAGATACCTCAATTGATGGAATGGGAGCATGTTTAGCAAATCATACAATTCGCGTATTATCTGAAGGCTCTGTTGAAGTTGATAAACAGACAGGTCTTAGGCGTATAACAATAAACAAAACCTTTACATATGTAGATGATAGATTTCAATTTGAAGGTTATGATACTTTGTTAAGCTGGAGTAAAGCAGAATTAGATTTTTCACCGCTTCCATTAAATACAAGCTATAAAGTTCTCTTCAATAGTGATTTTAGAGAATTTAGAGACAGATATAACATTGGTCAAGATTTTTGGGTGCTTTCAAAAATACACTACTGTAAAGAAATTGAGCCAATAGTTATAGAGCTTTCATAA
- a CDS encoding Panacea domain-containing protein has product MKLMKALELSNYIINYAIEHQKHVSNLMLQKILYFCQISSYKNSGDRIITDHGFEAWMFGPVCREVYVEYCLYGSEPIKGEPKISGLLVPMYIQDTINKCLNKGPWALVHYSHSKDGAWAKTYIPGLKNKIPEEYIKQEAQNGTEQI; this is encoded by the coding sequence ATGAAACTTATGAAAGCCTTGGAACTATCAAATTATATTATTAACTACGCCATTGAGCATCAAAAACATGTTAGCAATTTGATGTTACAAAAAATCTTATACTTTTGTCAGATAAGCTCATACAAAAATTCTGGGGATAGAATTATCACCGATCATGGCTTTGAGGCATGGATGTTTGGCCCCGTATGTAGAGAGGTGTACGTTGAATATTGCTTATATGGAAGTGAGCCAATTAAAGGTGAGCCAAAAATATCAGGTCTACTTGTGCCGATGTATATTCAAGATACAATAAACAAATGCTTAAACAAAGGACCATGGGCGCTTGTTCATTACAGCCACTCAAAAGATGGGGCATGGGCAAAAACATATATCCCAGGATTAAAAAATAAAATACCTGAAGAGTATATTAAACAAGAGGCCCAAAATGGAACAGAACAAATATGA
- a CDS encoding phage baseplate assembly protein V yields MSISALLRNDGYEELKHLLSMVIRVGEITSIDPFRHTARVVFPEDDNCTSYDLPILCPNTLKNHNYHMPDIGEDAVCLFRPDGIEDGFILGSFYAGDVKPPATDPDIRMVKFNDDTTVTYNRKTHELDIVIEGTKIHADRQTVDVTTPKTINLKSTDINIQASNTVNITGDSVVVGGTSTIVLSAPSVTVN; encoded by the coding sequence ATGAGTATTAGTGCTCTATTAAGGAATGATGGCTATGAAGAATTAAAGCACCTCTTATCTATGGTGATAAGGGTGGGCGAGATTACATCTATTGACCCATTCAGACATACCGCCAGGGTGGTTTTTCCTGAAGACGACAATTGCACATCATACGATTTACCAATTCTGTGCCCTAATACTTTGAAAAACCATAATTACCACATGCCTGATATTGGTGAAGATGCGGTCTGTCTGTTTCGCCCTGATGGCATAGAAGATGGTTTTATTCTTGGCTCCTTCTATGCAGGTGATGTAAAGCCACCCGCCACCGACCCTGATATAAGGATGGTTAAATTTAATGATGATACAACTGTGACTTACAATAGAAAAACACATGAGCTTGATATTGTTATAGAGGGCACAAAGATCCATGCAGATAGGCAGACAGTTGATGTCACAACACCAAAGACAATAAATTTAAAATCAACGGACATCAACATACAGGCATCAAATACTGTAAACATCACTGGTGATAGCGTGGTAGTTGGTGGTACCTCTACGATTGTCCTTAGTGCGCCAAGTGTGACAGTAAATTAA
- a CDS encoding phage late control D family protein, with protein MIINSLSAQGAPRTFDMQAISVPLENTVRKTAKTRNFENLDLKTIANTIATDNKLKLFFDSQENPTYDRIDQKDETDLKFLERICKEAGLSLKVNSEQLIMFDQKSYEKKDPIATYALGMSPVLRWSFNAQQAERYRACRIKWRDFKKKGKDTSTATVAFRTAQEAQSQNGKVDLSWEHKPQEVKKGNTALKAEYIDYTYTDETVEPSGQVYVLKKRCTSLAEAQRLAKAKLRELNQRQTTGSLTLVGNPLLYAGAVVALSGFGSFDGNFIIEKATHSVSNSGYVTDIEVRRVNNEY; from the coding sequence ATGATTATAAACAGTCTATCAGCCCAGGGAGCTCCACGCACATTTGACATGCAGGCTATCTCTGTGCCCTTGGAGAACACTGTGCGCAAGACTGCCAAGACAAGAAACTTTGAAAACCTAGACTTGAAGACTATTGCCAATACAATAGCGACAGATAACAAGCTCAAGCTGTTTTTTGACAGCCAAGAGAATCCCACATACGACAGAATTGATCAAAAAGATGAAACTGATCTTAAGTTTCTTGAGCGTATTTGCAAAGAGGCAGGCCTAAGCCTTAAGGTCAATTCAGAACAGCTCATTATGTTTGATCAAAAAAGCTATGAGAAAAAAGATCCTATAGCGACTTATGCCCTGGGAATGTCTCCTGTTCTTAGATGGTCATTCAATGCACAGCAGGCAGAGAGATACAGAGCATGTCGTATTAAGTGGAGAGACTTCAAGAAAAAAGGCAAAGATACATCTACAGCTACAGTGGCTTTTAGAACTGCGCAGGAAGCTCAAAGCCAGAACGGTAAAGTGGATCTTTCATGGGAGCACAAGCCTCAAGAGGTCAAGAAAGGCAATACAGCGCTTAAAGCTGAATATATTGACTACACCTACACCGATGAGACAGTTGAACCATCAGGGCAGGTATATGTTTTAAAAAAGCGCTGCACATCTTTGGCAGAAGCGCAAAGGCTGGCCAAGGCTAAGCTAAGAGAGCTCAATCAGAGACAGACTACAGGCTCACTGACCTTGGTGGGCAATCCTCTTTTATACGCTGGGGCTGTGGTTGCTCTTAGTGGCTTTGGCTCCTTTGACGGCAACTTCATCATTGAGAAAGCAACCCACAGTGTGAGCAATTCAGGCTATGTGACAGATATAGAGGTTAGGAGAGTAAACAATGAGTATTAG
- a CDS encoding tail protein X, giving the protein MRSYVTKQGDTWDIIAKAQLGSEFQMHQLIELNFKHRDILIFSSGIELNIPDVNPSPSTNSEQLPPWKRVK; this is encoded by the coding sequence ATGAGAAGCTATGTCACAAAACAAGGCGACACATGGGACATCATAGCCAAGGCGCAGCTTGGTAGTGAGTTTCAAATGCACCAATTGATTGAGCTTAATTTTAAGCACAGAGATATTTTAATTTTCTCTAGTGGAATTGAGCTCAATATTCCTGATGTTAATCCTAGCCCCTCAACTAACAGCGAGCAGTTGCCACCATGGAAAAGAGTAAAGTAA